A window from Cryptomeria japonica chromosome 1, Sugi_1.0, whole genome shotgun sequence encodes these proteins:
- the LOC131044835 gene encoding protein phosphatase 1 regulatory inhibitor subunit PPP1R8 homolog, whose amino-acid sequence MFNRSGLDRFKKAQSLEPFSVNANPITKQPPQQQQQSIPRSFQSQVTQPQVQYHGFARPAAPEPAPAAVPSTQSTAIGGGQSNWQPPDWAVEPRPGVYRLEVMKDGEVLDQINLDKRRHIFGRQVAVCDFVLDHPSISRQHAVVVQHKNGSIYVIDLGSVHGTFVANERVTKDNPVELEIGQSLRFAASSRSYILRKNTAALLPVQQLPAEFTLPSPPDPSDEEAVVAYNTLLNRLGASRTDALQKPSREAGMGSTCSKESESQVERAAKRQRRVRVAFRDQHGGELVEVVGISDGADVSTEPGPIGVKEGSLVGKYESLVQVTVIPKGQDHVMQKDEADTPKGVTSRLQQCLNKVKSPAKGGFYEDLYGDSFAGQVGASWANTSKGRVANSEQVTSNVTVEVLPNGTSGIDSSNSESNKEIAKSQSSKSNALFDDDDDDLFGDSMEDDMSR is encoded by the exons atgtttaacCGATCTGGTCTGGATAGATTCAAGAAAGCACAATCCTTAGAGCCATTTTCTGTCAATGCTAATCCAATTACTAAGCAACCTCCACAGCAGCAGCAGCAATCCATACCCCGATCATTTCAATCACAGGTGACTCAACCACAGGTACAGTATCATGGGTTTGCTCGGCCTGCTGCACCAGAACCAGCTCCAGCAGCAGTACCAAGTACTCAATCGACTGCAATAGGGGGCGGACAATCAAATTGGCAGCCACCAGACTGGGCTGTGGAGCCTAGGCCAGGTGTCTATCgtttagaagtgatgaaggatggTGAGGTTTTAGACCAGATCAATTTGGACAAGAGGAGGCACATATTTGGGAGACAGGTTGCTGTTTGTGATTTTGTGCTTGATCATCCATCCATTTCTCGACAACATGCAGTTGTTGTGCAACATAAAAATGGCAG CATTTATGTTATTGATCTGGGCTCAGTGCATGGCACGTTTGTTGCAAATGAGCGTGTGACAAAGGACAATCCCGTTGAACTTGAAATAGGTCAGTCTCTACGGTTTGCTGCTTCTTCAAGAAGTTATATCTTGAGGAAAAATACTGCTGCTCTTCTTCCTGTGCAACAGTTGCCTGCAGAATTCACCCTACCTTCTCCCCCAGATCCTTCAGATGAAGAAGCAGTTGTGGCATATAACACTCTTCTTAACCGTCTAGGGGCAAGCAGAACAGATGCCTTACAAAAGCCGAGCAGAGAAGCAGGCATGGGTTCTACATGCAGCAAAGAATCTGAATCACAAGTTGAAAGAGCTGCTAAGAGACAACGGAGAGTAAGAGTGGCTTTTAGAGATCAACATGGTGGAGAGTTAGTAGAGGTTGTAGGAATATCCGATGGTGCAGATGTTAGCACTGAGCCTGGGCCCATTGGTGTAAAGGAAGGTAGTCTTGTTGGAAAATATGAGTCCCTTGTGCAGGTTACAGTCATACCTAAAGGTCAGGACCATGTAATGCAAAAGGATGAGGCTGATACACCAAAAGGGGTCACATCAAGGTTGCAACAATGTTTGAACAAAGTCAAGTCCCCCGCAAAAGGTGGGTTTTATGAAGACCTTTATGGGGACTCCTTTGCTGGTCAGGTTGGTGCTTCCTGGGCAAATACATCAAAAGGAAGAGTTGCCAATTCAGAACAAGTCACTTCAAATGTGACGGTAGAAGTTCTTCCAAATGGCACGTCTGGGATTGATTCAAGTAACTCAGAAAGCAACAAGGAAATTGCCAAGTCCCAAAGTTCCAAATCTAACGCACTctttgatgacgatgatgatgatttatttggTGATTCAATGGAGGATGACATGTCAAGATGA